A section of the Pseudanabaena mucicola str. Chao 1806 genome encodes:
- a CDS encoding RNA-guided endonuclease InsQ/TnpB family protein, producing MLVLEAKLKGKTGQYNLIDEAIRTALFVRNKALRLWMDVKDSDKYDLNKYCAVLAKEFEFAKKLNSQARQASAERAWSAINRFFENCKKKVSGKKGYPKFKKRGHSVEYKTSGWKLSEDRKHLTLTDGFKIGRLKLIGSRDLNFYQIEQIKRIRLVRRADGYYAQFCVDVDRREEIEPTQTTIGLDVGLNHFYTDSNGQTVENPRILRKSERQLKKLQRKVSKRKKGSANRRKAIKRLAKKHLQVSRQRKDFAVKTARCVVRSNDLIAYEDLQVRNMVKNRKLAKSISDASWSMFRDWVEYFGKVFGKVTVAVPPQYTSQNCSNCGKQVVKTLSQRTHHCGLCGTVLDRDHNAALNILAKGLNTLGHREINACGEFDLCQIDASLSGKLSR from the coding sequence ATGTTAGTCCTCGAAGCAAAACTTAAAGGCAAAACAGGACAGTACAACCTCATCGATGAGGCAATTCGTACTGCTCTGTTTGTGCGTAATAAGGCTTTAAGGCTATGGATGGATGTAAAGGATAGCGACAAGTACGATCTCAATAAGTATTGTGCTGTACTTGCCAAAGAGTTTGAGTTTGCGAAAAAACTAAACTCACAGGCAAGACAAGCCAGTGCTGAGAGAGCATGGTCAGCGATTAATCGGTTCTTTGAAAATTGCAAGAAGAAAGTATCAGGCAAGAAAGGATATCCAAAATTCAAAAAGCGTGGTCATTCTGTGGAATACAAAACTTCAGGATGGAAGCTTAGTGAAGATCGGAAACATCTAACTTTGACTGATGGCTTTAAGATTGGCAGACTCAAATTAATTGGTTCACGTGACCTTAATTTCTACCAGATAGAGCAGATAAAACGAATCAGACTGGTAAGACGGGCTGATGGTTACTATGCTCAGTTCTGTGTTGATGTGGATCGGCGCGAAGAAATAGAACCGACTCAAACCACAATCGGATTGGATGTTGGACTTAATCACTTCTACACTGATAGCAATGGTCAAACAGTCGAAAATCCCAGAATCCTTAGAAAGTCAGAGCGTCAACTCAAAAAATTGCAGCGCAAGGTTTCTAAGCGGAAAAAGGGATCTGCTAATCGTAGAAAAGCAATTAAACGATTAGCTAAAAAGCATTTGCAAGTAAGTAGGCAGCGTAAAGACTTTGCGGTAAAGACTGCAAGGTGCGTAGTGAGGTCTAACGACCTGATTGCTTATGAAGATTTGCAAGTGCGAAATATGGTCAAGAATCGTAAATTAGCTAAATCAATATCTGATGCAAGCTGGTCTATGTTTCGAGATTGGGTTGAGTATTTTGGCAAAGTATTTGGTAAGGTCACGGTTGCAGTGCCTCCCCAATATACAAGTCAGAATTGCTCAAACTGCGGTAAGCAAGTTGTCAAAACATTGAGTCAGCGTACTCATCACTGTGGGCTTTGTGGCACTGTATTAGACCGTGACCACAATGCGGCTTTGAATATCTTAGCTAAAGGTCTAAATACCCTAGGGCATAGGGAAATTAACGCCTGTGGAGAGTTCGACCTCTGCCAAATAGATGCAAGTCTATCTGGTAAGTTGTCTCGCTGA
- a CDS encoding Cof-type HAD-IIB family hydrolase, which yields MAQDIKLVVVDIDGTISGDANQVNDAVKVAVKAAQARGVKVAIATGRMYRSALRFHEAIASDMPLISYQGAFIKDPQTDALVGHWPVELEQALSLLDDLGEFATNDQLSIHIYVNDELYVRKMTAQTQAYAERSKVGVKVVGDLREFLTSASTDHPPTKILALSDTAELVTEMLRVLKDRYTPQQLYLTKSVATFFEATNPIANKGTAVKHLAENILGFDRSQVLAIGDNFNDLEMIEYAGIGVAMGNSPEGLKPLSDWVAPSVEEDGVVAAIAKFVL from the coding sequence ATGGCACAAGATATAAAACTGGTCGTGGTAGATATTGATGGCACGATTAGCGGTGATGCCAATCAGGTCAATGATGCAGTGAAAGTTGCGGTGAAAGCGGCTCAAGCTAGGGGTGTCAAGGTAGCGATCGCCACAGGGAGAATGTATCGCTCAGCATTACGCTTTCATGAAGCGATCGCTTCAGATATGCCATTGATCTCCTATCAAGGTGCATTTATCAAAGATCCTCAAACCGATGCATTAGTAGGACATTGGCCAGTGGAATTAGAGCAGGCTCTGTCTTTGTTAGATGATCTGGGCGAATTTGCGACAAATGACCAGCTTTCGATTCATATTTACGTTAATGATGAACTCTACGTTCGCAAGATGACTGCCCAAACCCAAGCCTATGCTGAACGTTCTAAGGTTGGCGTTAAGGTGGTTGGTGATTTACGCGAATTTCTGACTAGTGCTAGCACTGATCATCCACCCACAAAAATTTTGGCTCTAAGTGATACCGCCGAATTAGTGACGGAAATGCTAAGAGTCCTGAAAGATCGCTATACGCCGCAGCAACTTTATCTTACAAAGTCGGTGGCAACATTCTTTGAGGCAACCAATCCGATTGCGAATAAAGGTACGGCTGTAAAACATTTAGCTGAGAATATTTTGGGCTTTGACCGCTCTCAGGTTCTAGCGATCGGTGATAACTTCAACGATTTAGAGATGATCGAATATGCTGGTATCGGTGTAGCGATGGGTAATAGTCCTGAGGGATTAAAGCCTCTCTCGGATTGGGTTGCGCCTAGCGTGGAAGAGGACGGTGTGGTAGCAGCGATCGCCAAATTTGTTTTATAG
- the sfsA gene encoding DNA/RNA nuclease SfsA, giving the protein MTLVHTYSELILGRLVRRYKRFFADIELENGEIITAHCANTGPMTGVCQIGSPVLVSHHSNPKRKLAYSWEAIYLDNEWIGINTSLPNRVIGTMLDLHLLPELEPYTTVTSEVAYGNEKSRIDFLLTDDHYQKKNYLEVKNTTWCIGNLALFPDTVTTRGQKHLRELMSVIDANTSATLIFFINRGDCDRFAAGSEADPEYAKLFTEAIARGVKVLPCRFKIEPMKITYLGLANLQTQS; this is encoded by the coding sequence ATGACCCTAGTTCACACTTATTCTGAGCTAATCCTCGGTCGCCTAGTTAGACGTTATAAACGTTTCTTTGCAGATATAGAGTTAGAGAATGGTGAAATAATTACTGCCCATTGTGCAAATACAGGACCAATGACTGGGGTATGTCAAATTGGTAGTCCTGTGTTGGTTTCCCATCACTCTAATCCTAAACGCAAACTCGCCTATAGTTGGGAAGCAATATATCTAGATAATGAATGGATCGGTATTAATACTAGTCTTCCTAATCGCGTAATTGGAACTATGCTCGATCTCCACTTATTACCAGAGCTAGAACCCTACACAACGGTAACGAGTGAAGTTGCCTATGGCAATGAAAAGAGTCGGATCGATTTTCTTTTGACAGATGATCATTATCAAAAAAAGAACTATTTGGAAGTTAAAAATACAACTTGGTGTATTGGCAATTTAGCCTTGTTTCCTGATACGGTGACGACACGAGGTCAAAAACACCTACGCGAACTCATGTCAGTAATTGATGCAAATACCAGCGCCACCTTAATTTTTTTTATTAATCGTGGAGATTGCGATCGCTTTGCCGCAGGATCCGAAGCTGACCCTGAATATGCCAAGCTCTTCACAGAGGCGATCGCCAGAGGAGTAAAGGTATTGCCCTGCCGTTTCAAGATTGAACCGATGAAAATTACATACTTGGGCTTAGCAAATCTACAAACTCAAAGCTAA